The window CAGCGTGCCCTCGTCCCCAACGTCGACTACCTCGTCATCGACGAGTTCCAGGACATCACGACGCTCCAGTACGACGTGTACGAAGAGTGGAAGCCCCACATGAAGGGCGTCCTCATCGCCGGCGACGACGACCAGGTCGTCTACGCGTGGCAGGGTGCGGACCCGAACCTGCTCCTCGACGCCGAACGCGACAACGACGAGGTTCTCCCGAACTCCTACCGTCTCCCGTCGAACGTCCTCAACGTCGTCAACCGCGAGATTCGGCACATCGACAAGCGACAGGAGAAAGACCTCAAACCCCGCAAAGAGGGCGGTGCCGTCGAGGCAGTCGAGAGCCCGTCGATGCTCGAACTCGCGCGGAACGTCCGATACACCGTCGAACAGGACGACGGGACCATCATGGTGCTGTTCCGTGCGCGCTACCAGATGTTCCAGTTCATCGATGAGTTCCTCCCGTCTGGCATCCCCTTCTCCACGCTCACGGACCAGCGGATGTGGACCGACCGCCTCACGCAGTACGTCCGCGCCATCGAGGCCATGGAGGCCGACGACCCGGTCGATGGGTTGCAGGCCCGCCGCCTCGCGGACATGCTGCAGGACTCAGCGTTCGGGACGAACGAGCGAGACGACCTGTTCGACGCCATCGACGACCGGCAGGAAGAAGCGGGCGTCGAAGACATCACGAACATCGAGTTCACGCCGAAGGAAATCAAGAACTTCGCACCGTTCGCGCCGAACGGAAGCGCCGCCTCGGACATGGTCCGCAAGGTGACGAGTTTCCAGCGGAAGTCCGTCGACGCGTACTTCTCCGGCGACTACGCCGGCATGGACCCCTCGCGCGTCCGCGTCGGGACCATCCACTCCGCGAAGGGTCGCGAAGCAGACCACGTCTTCATGGCGACGGACCTGACCGAGAAAGTGGTCGAGCAGATGGCCGCGTCCGTCTCCGAGGACGAACTCGAAGCGCGCGGCATCGAAGAGTTCACCGCGTCCACCAGTCCGGTTCCCCTCATCACGGACAACGAACGGCGTGTCTTCTACGTCGGTATGTCCCGCGCACGCGAGCGTCTCATCATCCTCGAAAACCTCGTCAATGGGGCACCGACGCTCCCGATAAGCGTCCTCCTCCACAACGAGATTCGCGACGAGGACACCCAAGAACTCGTGGCAGAGGCACAGGAACCACCTGCGCCCGAACCCGAGGCGTAATCCACTCGTGCCGTCCGGTCCCCGTGGCGGTTCGGCCATCGACGCCGCCATCGACGACAGCGATGCAGTCGGATTCGTCGCCATCGTTCGCGGTGACGACCCGATGGGCCGATATCTGACCGGCCTCGGACTCGACGTCGAGGCAGTGTACGTTCGCGTCGCCGGCGAGACGCATCTTCGCGTCCCGTCCACAGTCGATGTTCCCGACGTGTCGGGGGCGTCGGTCCGTGTGGACGACAAACCGGTTGGCAAAGCCGCGGCGGCGATTCTCGCCGAGTACGCCGAAGAGGGGACTGTGCTCGCGCCACGGACGATTCCGCACGACGCCGCACTCCACCTCGAATCGGCAGGCTACGAACTCGCGTCGACGACGACAGTTCGAGACGCACGCGCCGTGAAGGACGCCGACGAGCGTGAGGCTATCGAAGGCGTCCAACGGGCCGCCACGCGCGGTATCGAACGCGCCGCGTCGATACTGGCGGACGCGACAGTCGAAGACGATGCGCTCGTCTGGAACGATGCGCCCCTTTCGACCGAGCGCCTTCGCCGACAGGTGAACGCGAGGCTCGCAATCGAAGGCGTGGACGCCGTGGGAGCGACGGACGTGACGGCGGGCACACGCGGGAAAGCGGGCGAGGCAGTCGAACTCGCACCCGGCGAACCACTCGTCGTCTCGGTCACGCCGCGTGGCCCCGCAGGCTATCGAGGTGCCCTCGCGCGAACCTTCGTCGTCGACGCTGACGGTGGATGGGAACGCCGGGCCCACGTCGCGTGCGACGCCGCCCGCGACGTCGCACTCGTCGAGGCGAACGTCGGCGCAGACGCCGGGTTCCTCGGGAGTGAGATTCGCGCAGAGACGGCGGCGTTCGGGTTCTCGATGGCCGACGAAGTGACGAGAGACGTGGGCGGAGGCATCGGCCTCGCTGTCCGTGAAGCCCCCGAACTCGACGGCGATATCGAACTCGTCGCAGGAAACGTCCTCAGAATTCGCGCGGCTATCACACACGACGACCACGGACGAGTCGAACTGACCGACGTGCTCGTCGTCGGCGACGACGGGCCGCAGTTCGTCGGTGACGCGCCGACCGGTCTGGACCCGTCTCGCTGGTAGTTACTCGTCTTCGTCTGGGTCTTTCGCGACGCCACCGACGACTTTCTCAGCCGCGAGCATCGGAATGTCCTGCGGTGTGGTGAGGTACTTCGGGAGGGCGACCATGAGCACGGCGAGGACGACCATCCCTGCCCCGAAGGCGGTTCGGCCGTCCATCAGAAGTGTCAGACCGAAGACGCCGATAGGTATCGCGAAGATGAGTGACGCCCCGAGTCCAATCATTTCCAAGATTCCGAGTCGCATCGAGCGCGGATAGTCTGTGTGCGGACAAAAGGGTCGCGGCATCACCCACAGAGGAGGAACGAGCAGTGGTCGCTATCGTCTCTGTGACGTGACAGTCACCCGAGGAACCATTAAGCGGTCTCCGAATCGAGGGTCAGTATGGTCGCGGTCACGCCCGGCATGCTCGTCGTCTTCGCCCTCGTGGTCGTCACGATGGCACTGTTCGTGACAGAGGCGGCACCGCCAGACGTGACCGCTATCGGTGTCATCGTCGCACTCGTCGTCCTCGAACCGTGGACGCAGGTCGACCTCCAGACCGGACTCTCTGGGTTCTCGAACGCGGCGACCATCACGATTCTCGCGATGTACGCACTCAGCGAAGGCGTCCGACAGACGGGTGCGATTCGCGTCCTCGGTGACGCACTCGCCCGGTTCACTCGCGGGAGCGAGGACCGACTCCTCGGTGCCCTCGTCGGTCTCACCGGTCCAATCGCGGGCGTCGTCAACAACACCCCCGTCGTGGCGGTGTTCATCCCGATGGTCTCGGACCTCGCAGACCAGA is drawn from Haloferax litoreum and contains these coding sequences:
- a CDS encoding UvrD-helicase domain-containing protein, which encodes MSESDVTVTRLFGGPGSGKTTALLNKVEAILEQDDVSIRDILVVSYTRAAASEVRDRLAERLDINPRSLKGNVSTMHAKAYELLGLSRNDVVGEKDKQEFCEEYGLEFQDEYSGAGRRTARSTTIGNKIIATSQWLQRTRRDVADWYDVPFQWNVEEVRLPPEIDPNAQEGNKYTPTWPSDDDRIDIPEAIRAWRAYKGENGLVGFADMLERVKQRALVPNVDYLVIDEFQDITTLQYDVYEEWKPHMKGVLIAGDDDQVVYAWQGADPNLLLDAERDNDEVLPNSYRLPSNVLNVVNREIRHIDKRQEKDLKPRKEGGAVEAVESPSMLELARNVRYTVEQDDGTIMVLFRARYQMFQFIDEFLPSGIPFSTLTDQRMWTDRLTQYVRAIEAMEADDPVDGLQARRLADMLQDSAFGTNERDDLFDAIDDRQEEAGVEDITNIEFTPKEIKNFAPFAPNGSAASDMVRKVTSFQRKSVDAYFSGDYAGMDPSRVRVGTIHSAKGREADHVFMATDLTEKVVEQMAASVSEDELEARGIEEFTASTSPVPLITDNERRVFYVGMSRARERLIILENLVNGAPTLPISVLLHNEIRDEDTQELVAEAQEPPAPEPEA
- a CDS encoding M24 family metallopeptidase — encoded protein: MPSGPRGGSAIDAAIDDSDAVGFVAIVRGDDPMGRYLTGLGLDVEAVYVRVAGETHLRVPSTVDVPDVSGASVRVDDKPVGKAAAAILAEYAEEGTVLAPRTIPHDAALHLESAGYELASTTTVRDARAVKDADEREAIEGVQRAATRGIERAASILADATVEDDALVWNDAPLSTERLRRQVNARLAIEGVDAVGATDVTAGTRGKAGEAVELAPGEPLVVSVTPRGPAGYRGALARTFVVDADGGWERRAHVACDAARDVALVEANVGADAGFLGSEIRAETAAFGFSMADEVTRDVGGGIGLAVREAPELDGDIELVAGNVLRIRAAITHDDHGRVELTDVLVVGDDGPQFVGDAPTGLDPSRW
- a CDS encoding DUF7533 family protein — translated: MRLGILEMIGLGASLIFAIPIGVFGLTLLMDGRTAFGAGMVVLAVLMVALPKYLTTPQDIPMLAAEKVVGGVAKDPDEDE